In Lautropia mirabilis, one DNA window encodes the following:
- a CDS encoding acetyl-CoA C-acyltransferase has protein sequence MDSDPIVIVSAVRTPIGAMLGALSGLEATDLGAAVIKAAVERAGIAPDQVQEVLMGCVLPAGQGQAPARQATLKAGLPPSTGATTLNKVCGSGMKAVMLAHDLIKAGSQDVVVAGGMESMSNAPYLVPKGRTGYRYGHGTLLDHMAYDGLEDAYSRMPNGGGKSMGLFAEDCASKYHFTREAQDAYALESSRRARTANEDGSFAWETVPVTIPGRKGDVVVERDESPFKVDPSKIPTLRPAFVKDGTVTAATSSSISDGAAALVLMRQSEARKRGLSPIATLVAHATFSREPEWFTLAPVGAIGKVLAKAGWQTASVDLYEINEAFAVVTMAAMKEHGIPHDKVNIHGGAVALGHPIGASGARVLVTLLGALKKTGGRRGVASLCIGGGEATAIAVEMA, from the coding sequence ATGGATTCCGACCCGATCGTCATCGTATCCGCTGTCCGAACCCCCATCGGTGCCATGCTGGGCGCCCTGTCCGGACTGGAGGCCACCGACCTGGGCGCTGCTGTCATCAAGGCTGCGGTCGAGCGCGCCGGCATCGCCCCCGACCAGGTGCAGGAAGTGCTGATGGGCTGCGTGCTGCCCGCCGGCCAGGGCCAGGCACCGGCCCGGCAGGCCACGCTGAAGGCGGGGCTTCCGCCATCCACTGGTGCCACCACGCTCAACAAGGTGTGCGGCTCCGGCATGAAGGCCGTGATGCTGGCCCATGACCTGATCAAGGCTGGCAGCCAGGACGTGGTGGTGGCCGGCGGCATGGAAAGCATGTCCAACGCCCCTTACCTGGTCCCCAAGGGGCGCACCGGCTACCGCTATGGCCACGGCACGCTGCTGGACCACATGGCCTACGACGGTCTGGAAGACGCCTACAGCAGGATGCCCAATGGCGGCGGCAAGTCAATGGGCCTGTTTGCCGAAGACTGCGCCAGCAAGTATCACTTCACCCGCGAAGCGCAGGACGCCTACGCCCTGGAGTCCTCGCGCCGTGCCCGCACCGCCAATGAAGACGGCAGCTTTGCCTGGGAAACGGTGCCCGTCACCATCCCTGGCCGCAAGGGCGACGTGGTGGTGGAACGCGACGAGAGCCCGTTCAAGGTCGACCCGTCGAAGATCCCTACCCTGCGCCCGGCCTTCGTGAAGGACGGCACCGTCACCGCCGCCACCTCGTCGTCGATCTCCGACGGTGCGGCCGCACTGGTGCTGATGCGCCAGAGCGAAGCCCGAAAACGCGGCCTCAGCCCCATCGCCACTCTGGTGGCCCATGCCACCTTTTCGCGTGAGCCCGAGTGGTTCACCCTCGCGCCGGTGGGCGCCATCGGGAAGGTGCTGGCCAAAGCCGGCTGGCAGACCGCTTCTGTGGACCTCTATGAGATCAACGAAGCCTTCGCCGTGGTGACGATGGCCGCCATGAAGGAACACGGCATCCCGCACGACAAGGTCAACATCCATGGCGGTGCGGTCGCCCTGGGGCACCCCATCGGCGCCTCTGGCGCCCGCGTGCTGGTCACGCTGCTGGGCGCCCTGAAGAAGACGGGCGGCAGGCGTGGCGTTGCCTCGCTGTGCATCGGCGGCGGCGAAGCCACTGCCATCGCGGTGGAGATGGCCTGA
- the aceK gene encoding bifunctional isocitrate dehydrogenase kinase/phosphatase codes for MPKHAIPHPPSATPSSMLDGDSLPATLARTMLAGFNRHYGLFRYNAQQAKTCFENAAWHRMRRLASERITFYDQRVNEAVEKLRAQFNTDSLADDVWAEVKQYYVLLLAEHQQPELAESFFNTVSTRLLQRQYLHNDFIFVRPAVSTEHLDGTPPSFRVYYPENRPWKEVLRQVLIDMGLACGYRDIEDDLQKVIEAAPTLFGEQATRAMDCQVHVLRSLFYRNKGAYLIGRIVNDGEVQPFSLPLLRNGHGRVFIDTVLFAPEHIEGLFNFSRAYFMVDMAVPSAYVRFLRSLMPTKPQAELYTMLGLHKQGKTLFYRDLLQHLHESTDHFIVAPGIKGLVMGVFTLPSFPYVFKYIKDVRRKDISREFIEDRYHLVKNHDRAGRMADSWEYSDVPFPKSRLSSELLTELQATAPSLLVDEGDCIVIRHLYIERRMTPLNLYLEQQPDEAARDYAVYQYGMAIRDMVAANIFPGDMLYKNFGVTRQNRVVFYDYDEVQYLTDCNFRKVPEPRTPEDEMASEPWYPVAPNDVFPEEFGTFLLGNPRVRKPFLKHHAELLDPVWWQNQQARIRQGILDDVFPYPRRLRFSRADEDPGRPSSPQKPGR; via the coding sequence ATGCCCAAGCACGCCATCCCCCACCCCCCTTCCGCCACGCCATCCAGCATGCTGGATGGCGACAGCCTGCCTGCCACCCTGGCACGCACGATGCTGGCCGGCTTCAATCGGCACTACGGTCTGTTCCGCTACAACGCGCAGCAGGCCAAGACCTGTTTCGAGAATGCCGCCTGGCACCGGATGCGACGGCTGGCCAGCGAGCGCATCACCTTCTACGACCAGCGCGTGAACGAGGCGGTCGAGAAGCTGCGCGCCCAGTTCAACACTGACAGCCTGGCCGATGACGTCTGGGCCGAGGTGAAGCAGTACTACGTGCTGCTGCTGGCCGAGCACCAGCAACCCGAGCTGGCCGAGTCCTTTTTCAATACCGTCAGCACCCGACTGCTGCAGCGCCAGTATCTCCACAACGACTTCATCTTCGTGCGGCCGGCTGTCTCCACCGAGCACCTGGACGGCACGCCACCCTCCTTCCGGGTCTATTACCCGGAGAACAGGCCCTGGAAGGAGGTCCTGCGCCAGGTTCTCATCGACATGGGGCTGGCCTGCGGCTACCGGGACATCGAGGATGACCTGCAGAAGGTGATCGAGGCCGCCCCCACCCTGTTCGGCGAGCAGGCAACGCGGGCCATGGATTGCCAGGTGCACGTGCTGCGCTCGCTCTTCTACCGCAACAAGGGCGCCTACCTCATCGGTCGCATCGTCAATGACGGCGAGGTGCAGCCCTTCTCGCTACCGCTGCTGCGTAACGGCCATGGCCGGGTGTTCATCGACACGGTGCTGTTCGCGCCCGAGCACATCGAGGGGCTCTTCAACTTCTCAAGGGCCTACTTCATGGTGGACATGGCGGTGCCGTCAGCCTACGTGCGCTTCCTGCGATCGCTGATGCCCACCAAGCCGCAAGCCGAGCTCTACACGATGCTGGGCCTGCACAAGCAGGGTAAGACGCTCTTCTACCGCGACCTGCTTCAGCATCTGCACGAATCCACCGATCATTTCATCGTGGCCCCCGGCATCAAGGGTCTGGTGATGGGCGTGTTCACGCTGCCCTCGTTCCCGTATGTCTTCAAGTACATCAAGGACGTGCGCCGCAAGGACATCAGCCGTGAGTTCATCGAGGACCGCTACCACCTGGTGAAGAACCACGATCGTGCCGGCCGGATGGCTGACTCGTGGGAATACTCGGACGTGCCCTTCCCCAAGAGCCGGCTCTCCTCCGAGCTGCTGACCGAGCTGCAAGCCACCGCCCCCTCGCTGCTGGTCGACGAGGGCGACTGCATCGTCATCCGTCACCTGTACATCGAGCGGCGAATGACGCCACTGAATCTCTACCTGGAGCAGCAGCCCGACGAGGCTGCACGCGACTACGCCGTCTATCAGTACGGCATGGCCATCCGCGACATGGTGGCGGCCAACATCTTCCCGGGGGACATGCTCTACAAGAACTTCGGCGTCACCCGCCAGAACCGGGTGGTCTTCTACGACTACGACGAAGTGCAGTACCTCACCGACTGCAACTTCCGCAAGGTACCCGAGCCGCGCACCCCCGAGGACGAGATGGCGTCCGAGCCGTGGTATCCGGTGGCACCCAATGACGTGTTTCCGGAAGAGTTCGGCACCTTCCTGCTGGGCAACCCCCGGGTACGCAAGCCCTTCCTGAAGCACCATGCCGAGCTGCTGGATCCCGTCTGGTGGCAGAACCAGCAGGCCCGCATCCGGCAAGGCATCCTGGACGATGTCTTTCCCTATCCCCGGCGACTGCGCTTTTCCCGGGCCGACGAGGATCCCGGCCGGCCCTCATCGCCCCAGAAGCCCGGACGCTGA